Proteins found in one Triticum aestivum cultivar Chinese Spring chromosome 4D, IWGSC CS RefSeq v2.1, whole genome shotgun sequence genomic segment:
- the LOC123097085 gene encoding GTPase HflX isoform X1 — protein MRAACFSLFFTAASLPLPSTSTAASSPRCQSHASYRWSQPRHRRGGVVRALDERLLEALTPAPAETEVEDESGVGEIEDGGEREGRDGVANIVGPSEAHEQPKSRRRQQQEEEDAAAERTRFKLINGKEIFQEKTYLVGVECKKAASDNFSIEESLKELEQLADTAGLMVLGSTYQKLSSPNPRTYIGSGKVAEIRSAVQALDIETIIFDDELSAGQLRNLEKSFGGGVRVCDRTALILDIFNQRAATHEAALQVTLAQMEYQLPRLTKLWTHLERQSGGQVKGMGEKQIEVDKRILRTQISTLRKELESVRKHRKLYRNRRRSVPIPVVSLVGYTNAGKSTLLNRLTGADVLAEDKLFATLDPTTRRVLMKSGTEFLLTDTVGFIQKLPTMLVAAFRATLEEISESSIIVHLVDISHALAQQQIGAVDKVLKELDIDSVPKLVVWNKIDNANNPLRVKEEAEKQGIICISAMNGDGLEEFCNAIQAKLKDSMVPIEAFVPYDKGDLLNDIHKVGMVEKTEYMENGTLIKAHVPLPLARLLTPLRQQVAAPL, from the exons ATGAGAGCCGCTTGCTTCTCCTTGTTcttcaccgccgcctccctccccctcccttcgACCTCCACCGCTGCCTCGAGCCCACGCTGTCAGAGTCACGCCTCCTACCGCTGGTCCCAGCCACGCCACCGCCGCGGCGGGGTGGTCCGGGCCCTCGACGAGCGGCTGCTAGAGGCACTAACCCCCGCACCAGCGGAGACCGAGGTCGAGGATGAGAGTGGTGTCGGTGAGATAGAAGACGGCGGTGAACGAGAGGGAAGAGATGGGGTGGCTAATATTGTGGGCCCGTCGGAGGCCCATGAGCAGCCGAAGAGCAGGCGACGACAGCAGCAGGAGGAAGAGGATGCCGCGGCGGAGCGCACCCGGTTCAAGCTCATCAACGGCAAAGAG ATATTTCAAGAGAAGACCTACCTAGTTGGAGTCGAGTGCAAGAAGGCCGCAAGTGATAACTTCAGCATAGAGGAATCGCTCAAGGAGCTCGAGCAGTTAGCTGATACTGCTGGGCTCATGGTTCTCGGATCGACCTATCAAAA GCTTTCAAGTCCAAATCCAAGGACTTATATTGGTTCAGGGAAGGTTGCTGAAATTAGGAGTGCAGTTCAGGCCCTTGATATTGAGACTATAATTTTCGATGATGAGTTGTCTGCTGG ACAGCTGCGTAACTTGGAGAAGTCCTTTGGTGGAGGTGTTCGAGTCTGTGACCGGACTGCTCTTATTCTGGACATTTTTAATCAAAGGGCAGCGACGCATGAAGCTGCTCTGCAG GTCACCTTGGCACAAATGGAATATCAACTTCCTAGGTTGACAAAGCTGTGGACTCACCTTGAGCGGCAGTCAGGAGGCCAAGTCAAGGGTATGGGTGAGAAACAAATTGAAGTTGACAAGCGCATCTTGAGAACACAA ATAAGCACTTTGAGGAAGGAATTGGAGTCTGTCCGAAAACATAGAAAGCTTTATCGCAACCGTCGACGGTCGGTGCCTATTCCTGTTGTTTCTCTG GTGGGATATACAAATGCTGGAAAAAGTACACTCTTGAACCGCTTAACTGGAGCTGATGTGCTCGCTGAGGATAAATTATTTGCCACACTAGACCCAACAACACGGAGGGTGTTG ATGAAGAGCGGCACTGAGTTCCTCCTAACAGATACTGTCGGGTTCATTCAGAAGCTACCCACTATGCTG GTGGCAGCATTTAGAGCAACACTGGAGGAGATATCAGAATCATCAATTATTGTTCATCTTGTAGATATCAG CCATGCATTAGCTCAACAACAGATAGGTGCTGTTGACAAAGTACTGAAAGAGCTGGATATAGACTCGGTTCCGAAGTTGGTTGTGTGGAATAAG ATTGACAATGCCAATAACCCATTGAGAGTGAAGGAGGAAGCCGAGAAACAAGGGATAATCTGCATATCCGCCATGAATGGTGATGGTTTGGAAGAGTTCTGCAATGCAATCCAAGCAAAGTTGAAA GACTCAATGGTGCCCATAGAAGCTTTTGTTCCGTATGACAAAGGAGATCTGCTAAATGACATACATAAGGTTGGAATGGTTGAGAAAACG GAGTACATGGAAAATGGCACGTTGATAAAAGCACATGTGCCTCTACCTCTTGCAAGGCTTCTCACGCCGTTGCGGCAGCAGGTGGCTGCTCCTCTATGA
- the LOC123097085 gene encoding GTPase HflX isoform X2, which produces MRAACFSLFFTAASLPLPSTSTAASSPRCQSHASYRWSQPRHRRGGVVRALDERLLEALTPAPAETEVEDESGVGEIEDGGEREGRDGVANIVGPSEAHEQPKSRRRQQQEEEDAAAERTRFKLINGKEIFQEKTYLVGVECKKAASDNFSIEESLKELEQLADTAGLMVLGSTYQKQLRNLEKSFGGGVRVCDRTALILDIFNQRAATHEAALQVTLAQMEYQLPRLTKLWTHLERQSGGQVKGMGEKQIEVDKRILRTQISTLRKELESVRKHRKLYRNRRRSVPIPVVSLVGYTNAGKSTLLNRLTGADVLAEDKLFATLDPTTRRVLMKSGTEFLLTDTVGFIQKLPTMLVAAFRATLEEISESSIIVHLVDISHALAQQQIGAVDKVLKELDIDSVPKLVVWNKIDNANNPLRVKEEAEKQGIICISAMNGDGLEEFCNAIQAKLKDSMVPIEAFVPYDKGDLLNDIHKVGMVEKTEYMENGTLIKAHVPLPLARLLTPLRQQVAAPL; this is translated from the exons ATGAGAGCCGCTTGCTTCTCCTTGTTcttcaccgccgcctccctccccctcccttcgACCTCCACCGCTGCCTCGAGCCCACGCTGTCAGAGTCACGCCTCCTACCGCTGGTCCCAGCCACGCCACCGCCGCGGCGGGGTGGTCCGGGCCCTCGACGAGCGGCTGCTAGAGGCACTAACCCCCGCACCAGCGGAGACCGAGGTCGAGGATGAGAGTGGTGTCGGTGAGATAGAAGACGGCGGTGAACGAGAGGGAAGAGATGGGGTGGCTAATATTGTGGGCCCGTCGGAGGCCCATGAGCAGCCGAAGAGCAGGCGACGACAGCAGCAGGAGGAAGAGGATGCCGCGGCGGAGCGCACCCGGTTCAAGCTCATCAACGGCAAAGAG ATATTTCAAGAGAAGACCTACCTAGTTGGAGTCGAGTGCAAGAAGGCCGCAAGTGATAACTTCAGCATAGAGGAATCGCTCAAGGAGCTCGAGCAGTTAGCTGATACTGCTGGGCTCATGGTTCTCGGATCGACCTATCAAAA ACAGCTGCGTAACTTGGAGAAGTCCTTTGGTGGAGGTGTTCGAGTCTGTGACCGGACTGCTCTTATTCTGGACATTTTTAATCAAAGGGCAGCGACGCATGAAGCTGCTCTGCAG GTCACCTTGGCACAAATGGAATATCAACTTCCTAGGTTGACAAAGCTGTGGACTCACCTTGAGCGGCAGTCAGGAGGCCAAGTCAAGGGTATGGGTGAGAAACAAATTGAAGTTGACAAGCGCATCTTGAGAACACAA ATAAGCACTTTGAGGAAGGAATTGGAGTCTGTCCGAAAACATAGAAAGCTTTATCGCAACCGTCGACGGTCGGTGCCTATTCCTGTTGTTTCTCTG GTGGGATATACAAATGCTGGAAAAAGTACACTCTTGAACCGCTTAACTGGAGCTGATGTGCTCGCTGAGGATAAATTATTTGCCACACTAGACCCAACAACACGGAGGGTGTTG ATGAAGAGCGGCACTGAGTTCCTCCTAACAGATACTGTCGGGTTCATTCAGAAGCTACCCACTATGCTG GTGGCAGCATTTAGAGCAACACTGGAGGAGATATCAGAATCATCAATTATTGTTCATCTTGTAGATATCAG CCATGCATTAGCTCAACAACAGATAGGTGCTGTTGACAAAGTACTGAAAGAGCTGGATATAGACTCGGTTCCGAAGTTGGTTGTGTGGAATAAG ATTGACAATGCCAATAACCCATTGAGAGTGAAGGAGGAAGCCGAGAAACAAGGGATAATCTGCATATCCGCCATGAATGGTGATGGTTTGGAAGAGTTCTGCAATGCAATCCAAGCAAAGTTGAAA GACTCAATGGTGCCCATAGAAGCTTTTGTTCCGTATGACAAAGGAGATCTGCTAAATGACATACATAAGGTTGGAATGGTTGAGAAAACG GAGTACATGGAAAATGGCACGTTGATAAAAGCACATGTGCCTCTACCTCTTGCAAGGCTTCTCACGCCGTTGCGGCAGCAGGTGGCTGCTCCTCTATGA